The Leptospira mtsangambouensis sequence TTTTGACGGAATTGGAATTGTACAAGTGGGGATGATCTCTTCCATTTTAGCTGCTGTCACCAATATCTTTTTTAACTGGTTACTAATTTTTGGAAACTGGGGTTTCCCAGCTTGGGGAGTGAAGGGTGCAGCCATTGCTTCCAGTTTATCTTCTGTTCCTGCACTTCTGATTGTGGTGTTTTATTTTTTCCGTAAAGATGTTATCAAGTTCTTTCAGTATCAAATCTTTGCTCCTAGTTTTGAAATCATCAAAGAACTTTGTATGGTTGGATTTGCTCCTGCTGTGGAAGGAACACTCGTTAACTTTGCCTTTTCAGGATTTTATAAAATTGCAGGCATGATTAGCACAACCACCCTTGCCTCGGCTAGCGTTGTATTAACATGTCTTAGTTTGTCTTTTATGCCTGGGTTTTCTTTTGGGATTGCGGCCACTACCATTCTCGGCCAATCAATGGGACAAGGAAAACTGCGATTGGCTTATGAAGGAACCATGCGTTCTGCAACTTTCTCAGCCATTGTGATGGGAAGTATGGGACTCTTTTTTATCATTGGAGGGCCTTGGCTCATTGGACTTTTTACCGATGTTCCTGCCGTTGCGAAAGTTGCTTATCCTGCACTTTGTATTGTGGCCCTCATCCAAGTGGGAGATGCCTATCATATGGTGATTGGTTCTGCACTTCGCAGTGCAGGGATGATGTACTATGTAATGTTTGTTTATCTTATTGTATCTTTCATCATCATGTTGCCCTTGGCTTATTTATTCGGGATTGTCCTAGCGTGGGGAAATTTCGGAATCTGGACTGCGTTTTTTATTTGGATTTTACTC is a genomic window containing:
- a CDS encoding MATE family efflux transporter yields the protein MNQKILGLAIPVFFGMISYTAIMVADTAMVGKLGEVPLAAVGFGGMVYFSIFAFLMGGSMAVQIIVARRFGEKNDKGVGITLVNSVYLSLVLGSLLSYFGFLYAPQFMGWIGDDPEVIEVAGVYLSYRFIGTVLFFVGFALRGFFDGIGIVQVGMISSILAAVTNIFFNWLLIFGNWGFPAWGVKGAAIASSLSSVPALLIVVFYFFRKDVIKFFQYQIFAPSFEIIKELCMVGFAPAVEGTLVNFAFSGFYKIAGMISTTTLASASVVLTCLSLSFMPGFSFGIAATTILGQSMGQGKLRLAYEGTMRSATFSAIVMGSMGLFFIIGGPWLIGLFTDVPAVAKVAYPALCIVALIQVGDAYHMVIGSALRSAGMMYYVMFVYLIVSFIIMLPLAYLFGIVLAWGNFGIWTAFFIWILLMAVIFVRKFRKKEWVNIRI